AACCATCTCAGCGCAAAGCCAGCGGGCGGTTGCTCGTGCGGCGGGATCTTCAGGCCACAATTGCGCGTCTGGGTGACGCTCGGCCAGCGTTTCGGCCATGGCCAGGCTTTCGCCCAAAACCGTTCCCTCGGGCAGGCGCAGCGCGGGAACCAGACGGGCTGGGGCCAGCGGTTCCATGTCTTGTTTCATGCTGCCCGAGTACAGGCCAATCATGTGGCTGCGGTAAGGCAGATTGAATTTCTCAAGCATCAACCACCCGCGCATGGACCAACTGGAGAAGAGGCGGTCACCGATATACAGATCATAAGTCATGCATGAACGATGCCGCAGGCCGGTGGCCCAGTAAAACAGTGATTTGTGCGGGGTCAGTTCACGGAAGGTGATTGATCTTGCCGACCGTCCATGAGTTGGCATCTAAGGTAATGTCTGTGACAGACAGATTATCGATCCTGTGCGAAAAGGTTTGCTGCCCATCTAGATCCAAAGCGCGTTGTACTTGCGTGAGGATCACGCCGAAATGCGCGACGATCACCAGATCGCGCCCCGTGTGCTGAGCCACAAGCGCGTCGATTGCGGTATCGACCCGATTGCGGACGTCGTTCCAGCTTTCGCCCTTCGGTGGGCGGACGTCGCCGGGGTTATCCCAATAGGCAAAGGCCAGTTCAGGGTCTTCTGCTTCGATATCGGCGAAGCCGCGCAATTCCCAGCTTCCAAAGTGGATTTCCCGAAGGTCCGGATTGTGAGGCAAGCGAAGGCGCGGCCCCTGAATTGCTGACGCTGTGTCTACAGCGCGCGACAAGTCGGAAGAGATCACAATTGCCTCGGACGGCAGATGATCATGCAGGCGTCTCAAGGCTGCTGTATCGCTCAGGTCCGCAGGCAGATCCGACCAACCGACCATGGTTTTTGCATGTGTCGGCCCGTGACGGACAAGATGCAGGCGCGTCATGGCAATTGGCCTTTCAGAACAGATGGTAATCCGGCTGTCACCTGTACGACCAGATCCGCCTGCGCCGCCAAGGCTATGTTCAGTCGCCCCTGCGCCTCGCGGAATTGGCGAGCGAGGGCGTTGTCCGGGACGATCCCGTGACCTACCTCGTTCGAGACAATCACAACCTGGGCCGGGCAGTCGTTCAGGGCGTCCAGCAGATTGGTCTGTGCCACTTCCAGATCGGATTCCGCCAGAAGATGGTTGCTTAACCACATGGTGGCACAGTCGATCAGACAAATCTGATCGTGCGGCAAGCGGGCCAGCACCGGTCCCAGATCAAGAGGTTCCTCAAACGTGGTCCAGCCGTCGCCACGCTGTGTCAGATGGCGCTTAACCTTTTGGCGCATCTCGTCATCAAACACTTGTGATGTCGCAAGATAATTCCTGCTTTTCCCTGTGGAAACAATAAGTTCTTCAGCAAAAGCCGACTTGCCCGAGGCAGCCCCCCCAAGAACCAAGGTTAAATCTGACGACACAATTCTTACCTTTGGATGATCCACTTAGTGTTGTTTTGCGTATCGGTCATAGGTCGGCAAAGCAAGCCCGGCCAGCGCCTGCAAAACAGGGGAGAGGTTGATGGCACTGGATAACGCGACAGACTTTTCGATGTCCCGGCAAGCGATGAAGGCTGAGTTGCTGGATGCGGAAACCGAACTAAAGCTGGCTTACGCGTGGCGCGATGAGCGTGATGAACAAGCTCTGCATCGGTTGATCACCGCATATATGCGGCTGGCGATTTCGATGGCAGCTAAATTTAAACGCTATGGCGCGCCGATGAACGACCTTATTCAAGAGGCCGGGCTGGGTCTGATGAAGGCGGCAGACAAGTTCGACCCTGATCGCGGTGTGCGCTTCTCGACCTATGCCGTGTGGTGGATCAAAGCGAGCATTCAGGACTATGTGATGCGCAATTGGTCAATGGTTCGGACCGGGTCCACATCTGCCCAAAAGTCGTTGTTTTTCAATATGCGGCGGGTTCAGGCCCGGTTGGAACGCGAGGCAGCTACCGAAGGTTTGGAGTTAGATCGTCACCAGCTTCATCAGATGATTGCCACCGAAATTGGTGTTCCCCTGCGTGATGTCGAAATGATGGAAGGGCGTCTTTCCGGTTCAGATTTCTCGCTGAATGCGGTGCAGTCTGCGGACGAAGATGGGCGCGAGTGGATCGATGCGTTAGAGGACGATCGCGAACAGGCTGCGGAATCTGTTGAACACAGCCATGATACGGCGCAACTGCGCGAGTGGTTGCTGATCGCGATGAACGCGCTGAATGACCGCGAACGTTTCATTGTGCGCGAGCGCAAGCTGCGAGAGCCTGCAAGGACGTTGGAAAGCCTTGGAGATGAGCTGGGTCTATCAAAGGAACGTGTTCGCCAGCTAGAGGCCGCGGCTTTTTCAAAAATGCGTAAGAACCTTGAAGGTCAGTCGCGCGAGGTGCAACACTTCATTGCATGAAACATCTTGCGATTCTTGTGTGTGTTCTGGGTCTTATGGTCGCCGCAGTGCGACCTGGCGGAGCTCAGGCTTTAATACCTGACACCGCGCTGACTGCGATGCAGGGCGCCGATGTCTTGATACTTGGTGAGGTGCACGACAACCCCACCCATCACCACATTCAGGCTGCAGCACTGACCGCTTTTTCTCCTTCGGCAGTTGTGTGGGAAATGGTCACTGAAGAAGGCGCTCAGCGGTTGGCGCAAAAGGCAATGTCGGACCCGGAAGAGTTGGGTCGTATCCTGAAATGGGCTGAAAGCGGATGGCCTCCGCTCAGCATGTATTACCCTGTTTTCCAAGCCTCAACGGCGCCTGTGTACGGTGCAATGGTGCCAAGGACTGCCGCACGCGCTGCGATGGAACGCGGGGCGGCCACCGCTTTGGGCGCGGATGCGGCGCGATTTGGTTTGACGGTCCCTTTGCCACCCGATGAACAGGCAGCGCGAGAGGCGGATCAAATGGCCGCTCATTGCGACGCGTTGCCTGCTGAAATGCTGCCTCAGATGGTTGCAATTCAACGCTTGCGTGACGCGGTGCTTGCCCGCGCAGTGGTGCGTGCGATGGAAGAAACCGGCGGACCGGTTGCAGTGATCACCGGCAATGGTCACGCGCGCAAGGATCGTGGGATCCCGACCTATCTTGCGCGTCTTCAGCCGGGTTGGAAGGTTGTTGCAATAGGACAATCCGAGGACGGGATTATCGATGGTGATTTTGACGTGGTAATCGACAGCCCATCGATAGAGCGCGAAGACCCCTGCGCTGCGTTCCAGGTGCAAAATTAATCTCTGGAACTACCTGCTGGCCTTGCCTAATGTCGGGGCCGACCGGGACGGGAAGGGCTGAACATGCTGTCATCCAAACGCATTTTGCTGATCATTGGCGGGGGGATTGCGGCCTATAAGTCGCTGGATCTGATCCGCAGGCTGCGCGAGCGTGGAGCGGCTGTGACACCCGTTCTGACCCGCGCAGCGGAAGAGTTTGTAACCCCCTTGTCCGTGTCCGCACTTGCAGGCGAAAAAGTCTATCGCGATCTGTTCGATCTGACCGATGAGGCTGAGATGGGGCATATTCAGCTCTCACGCTCGGCCGATTTGATCGTCGTGGCCCCTGCAACGGCGGATCTGATGGGCAAGATGGCCTCTGGGCTGGCCAACGATCTGGCATCGACCGTTCTGATGGCGACTGACACGCCTGTTCTTTGCGCGCCCGCGATGAATGTACGGATGTGGGATCACCCGGCAACGCAACGCAACCTAAAGCAGCTGCAGGCGGATGGGGTGCGTTTTGTTGGGCCAAATGAAGGCGACATGGCCTGCGGCGAATACGGTCCGGGCCGCATGTCCGAGCCGTTGGAAATCGTTGCGGCGATTGAGGCTCAACTGACAGCGGGACCTTTGGCTGGAAAACGTGTGCTCGTGACCTCCGGCCCCACGCACGAACCGATTGATCCTGTGCGCTATATCGCGAACCGGTCGTCCGGTGCGCAAGGCTCCGCTGTGGCACAAGCGCTGGCGGATTTGGGGGCCGAGGTGATCTTTGTTACCGGTCCCGCAGATGTGCCCCCTCCGGCAGGTGTACAGGTCGTACCGGTCGAGACGGCGCAACAGATGTCTGACGCGGTCGATGCCGCTCTGCCCGTCGATGCGGGCGTGTTCGCGGCGGCGGTCGCCGATTGGCGTGTGGCAAGCGCATCGGACAAGAAACTGAAGAAAAGCCGGGATGGCCTGCCGGTTCTGGAATTTGCCGAAAACCCGGACATTCTGAAACGTGTATCCCAGATGGATGTGGGCCGCCCGCCGCTGGTGGTGGGCTTTGCGGCGGAAACGGACGATGTGGTTGAACACGCCACCGCCAAGCGCCTTCGCAAAGGCTGCGATTGGATCGTTGCGAACGATGTCAGCCCGGCAACCGGCATCATGGGTGGGTCCGAGAATGCGGTCATTCTGATCTCGGGCAGTGGCGCCGAAGAATGGCCGCGCTTGGGCAAGGACGAAGTTGCCCGGCGTCTGGCGGCAAAGATCGCGGACGCATTGGCAGACTGAAGGAAAGGCAAGGGCATGGTTGCAATTCGAGTGATCCGCGAAGACGGCGCAGACCCGGCTATCGCGCTTCCGTCTTACGAAACGGCTGGTGCCGCCGGTGCGGATGTGCGCGCCAACTTGCCAGGTGGCACCCCTGTCGTGTTGGAACCCGGCCAACGCGCTCTCGTGCCAACCGGCCTGCGCATCGAAATACCTCAGGGGTACGAGGTTCAGGTCCGTCCTCGCTCGGGCCTTGCACTGAAACACGGGATTACACTGCCCAACACGCCAGGCACCATCGACAGTGACTATCGCGGACCCTTGGGGGTGATCGTGATGAACGCGGGCCAGGACCGGTTCGAGATTGTTCATGGCGAGCGCATCGCGCAACTGGTAGTCGCTCCGGTCGTGCAAGCCACATTCGAACTGGCTGATGAATTGGGTGAAACCGGTCGCGGGTCCGGCGGCTTTGGCTCAACCGGGCGCGGTTGATGCTGCTGGTTTTTGTTCTGGCCGCGGGACTTTGGGGTGTTGGCTATATCGCCGGCACGTCAAAAACAGCGCGTGTGGTTTCGGTCAGTGTGCTGTTAGCCGGAGTGATCCTGTCTCATCTGATCTTGCCAGACGGGCATCCGCTGCGTCAGGCGACAGGCGGCTCGGCGGCAATGTGGCTGATCCTTGTGGGTTTCGGCGCGATTGTTTTGGTGTATGGCAGGGGGCTGAAGGCTTTGCGCAATCGCGCAAAGCCCGTTTCAGATCAGGAACCTGCCATGCCCATCGACCGATTTACCGAGACCGAGTTGGACCGCTATGCCCGCCATATTGTTTTGCGCGAATTGGGCGGTCCGGGGCAGAAAAAGCTGAAAAAAGCACGGGTTCTTGTGATTGGCGCGGGTGGTTTGGGTGCCCCGGCTTTGCAATATCTGGCTGCAGCGGGTGTGGGCACAATCGGTGTCATAGATGATGACGTTGTCGAGAACGCCAACCTGCAGCGGCAGGTCATTCACCGGGACACAGATATCGGCATGCCCAAGGTTTTCTCGGCACAGCAGGCGATGGAGGCGCAGAACCCGAACGTGGTGGTTCTGCCCTATCATCGCCGGTTGGGCGATGAGATTGCGGCCGATCTGTTTGCCGATTTCGACCTGATCCTTGACGGGACCGATAATTTTGACACGCGCTATCTGGCCAACCGCACGGCCGTCGCGCTGGGCAAACCTCTGATCTCGGGGGCTTTGTCGCAGTGGGAAGGGCAGCTGAGTGTGTTCGACCCGGCCTATGGCACCCCGTGCTATCAGTGCATTTTCCCCGAGGCGCCAGCCCCCGGTCTGGCCCCGTCCTGTTCCGAAGCCGGGGTGATCGGCCCCTTGCCCGGCGTTGTTGGGTCGATGATGGCGGTTGAGGCGATCAAGGTGATCACGGGCGCAGGCATGGCTTTGCGTGGCGAGATGCTGATCTATGACGCTCTGTACGGCGAAAGCCGCAAGATAACGCTGACCCGTCGCGCCGATTGCCCAGTCTGCGGCACCGCGAACGATTAACCTTTCTTTACGCAGGCTTTGGGTTCTGGAACACCCGGCCTTGGCGACTTAGCTATAGGGTCAAAGGAGATCCGAATGACCAACCCGATCCTGTCCAGCTGGACCACCCCGTTTGAAATTGCCCCCTTTGCCGAAATCTCGGACGATGATTTCGCCCCGGCGCTGGATCAGGCAATGACGGCGCATAACGATCAGATCGCGGCGATTGCCGAGAATTCTGACGCTCCGACCTTTGCCAATACGATTGAGGCTTTGGAGGCTGCGGGCGAGCAGTTGGACAAGGTTCTGTCGGTCTTTTTCACGGTTGCAGGGGCAGACAGCAATCCCAGACGGGAAGAGTTGCAGCGAGAGTTCTCCCCCAAGCTGTCGGCACATTTTTCCGGCATTTCCTCGAACAAGGCGCTGTTCAAACGCGTGGCCGATCTATGGGCGCGGCGCGATGATCTGAACTTGACAGAAGAACAGGCGCGTGTGCTGATGTTGACCCATCGCGGTTTCGTGCGTGCTGGCGCAGCACTGGCAGGGGAAGACGATACCCGGATGCAAGAGATCAAGTCGCGCCTCGCCTCTTTGGGGACGTCCTTTACTCAAAACCTGTTGGCAGATGAGCGGGACTGGTTCATGGACCTGACCGAAGAGGATCTGCAGGGCCTGCCGGATTTCGTCGTGGACGCGGCCCGCGCTGCGGGGCAAGAGAAAGAGGCACAAGGGCCAGTTGTAACCCTGTCGCGGTCGCTGATTGTACCGTTCCTGCAATTCTCACCTCGTCGGGACCTGCGCGAAAAGGCATATCGCGCCTGGGCCGCGCGTGGTGCCAATGGCGGCGACACCGACAACCGCGACATCGCTGCCGAGATTTTGGCGCTGCGTGAGGAACGCGCCAAGCTGCTGGGCTATGACAGTTTCGCCGACTACAAGCTGGAAACCGAAATGGCCCGCACACCGGACCGTGTGCGTGAACTGTTGATGCAGGTGTGGGAAGCGGCAAAATCCCGTGCCGATGCTGACGCCGAGATCCTGACACAGATGATGCAGGAAGACGGCATCAACGGCCCGCTGGAAGCCTGGGATTGGCGCTACTACGCCGAAAAGCGGCGCAAGGCGGAACACGATCTGGATGAGGCGGCCCTGAAACCCTATCTGCAACTGGATCGTATGATCGAGGCGTCTTTTGCCTGCGCAAACCGTCTGTTCGGGCTGGAATTCGCGCCGCTGGACGTTCCGCTCTATCACCCGGATTGCCGGGCTTGGGAAGTCACACGTGACGGGCAACACATTGCCGTTTTCATCGGTGACTACTTTGCGCGGGGATCGAAGCGGTCTGGTGCGTGGTGCAGCGCGATGCGGGCGCAGGCGAAATTCCCGCAGGTTCAGGCACCTATTGTGATCAATGTCTGCAATTTTGCCAAAGGTGATCCGGCGCTACTGTCTTATGACGACGCGCGGACATTGTTCCACGAATTCGGCCATGCCCTGCACCAGATGCTGTCGAATGTGACCTATGAAAGCATTTCTGGCACCTCGGTTGCGCGTGATTTCGTAGAACTGCCCAGCCAGCTTTACGAACACTGGTTGGAAGTGCCCGAAGTTCTGGCCGAATTTGCTACCCATGCCGAAACGGGCGAGCCAATGCCGCAAGAGATGCTGCAGAAGGTGTTAAACGCCGCCAATTTCGATCAAGGGTTCCAGACGGTGGAATATGTTGCCTCGGCGCTCGTTGATCTGGCCTTCCATGACGGCGACGCCCCGGCAGATCCGATGGCAAAACAGGCCGAAGTTCTGGCGGATCTGGGAATGCCACATGCTATCGGAATGCGCCACGCCACGCCCCATTTTGCCCATGTCTTTGCCGGTGATGGCTATAGCTCGGGCTATTACAGTTACATGTGGTCCGAGGTGATGGATGCCGACGCCTTCGCCGCCTTTGAAGAGGCAGGCAGTGCCTTTGATCCCGAACGCGCCAAGGCGCTGGAAGACAACATCCTGTCCACCGGCGGGTCGCGAGAGGCAGAAGACCTGTATCTGGCGTTCCGGGGTCGATTGCCGGGTGTGAACGCCCTGTTGAAAGGCCGCGGTTTGATCGCGGCCTGAGTTCAGTAGCCCAGAGTGCGATCTACGAGGTGCACAAAGGGCTCTCCGGCCTCACCGCGCCGGATATTCTCGCAAATGACCTGCGCGGCTGTGATCGGGCGGGTTTCAGACGCGATATGCGGAGTGACAGTGACGTTCGGGTGCGCCCAATAGGGGTGATCGGCAGGCAAGGGCTCGATACGAAACACGTCCAGTGTTGCGTGGCCGACGTGACCTGTGTTCAGGGCATCCAATAGCGCATCGTCATCGATCAGCGGGCCACGACCCGGGTTGATGATCCGCGCGCCCTTAGGCAGCAAGGCCAGCGTTTCGGCGTTCAGCGCGTTTTCTGTGGCAGGTGTATCAGGAAGCAACAGCACCACGATCTCTGCCTGAGAAAGCGCTTGCCGTAATCCTTCTGGACCATGCAGACAAACAATGCCGGGAATGTCTTTGGCGGTACGGCTCCAACCGGAGACTTGAAAGTTCAGCGCTGTCAGGGCTCGGGCTGCGGCCTCACCCAACGTGCCCAATCCCAAAATACAGACGTTACGCTCTTGGGCCAAGGGCGGGGCAGCAGGGGTCCAGACGCCATCCTGAACGGTAATGTGCTGGTCCATGCCCAGATGGTAGCGCAGGACGTGGCCCACAACCCATTCGGTCATGCCCTGCGTCAGCCCGTGATCCACCATCCGCGCCAATGGGACAGTCAGCGTTTCATTATCCGCGATCTTCTCGACACCTGCCCAAAGGCTCAACACCGCTTTCAATCGCGTATAGGGGGTGAAGTCTTGCAAACCGCCATTCGGAGCATAGACGACATAGTCCACTTGATCCGGCTCAAACTCGGTGCTCAGCCGTGCGTCGACATTGGCCTCTGCCAGGAAATTGGTCAGCAGCGGCTCATACACGGGCCAAAGCGCAGGGCGCGCGGAAAACAGGACGTTTGCGGGCATCGGGGGCCTTTCAGATCAACGGGGGCGGTGGATATGTGCGCTTTGTACGATGCCAAACGCGGCCATCAGCACCAACATGGCCGAGCCGCCATAGCTGACCATTGGCAGCGGCACACCAACGACCGGCGCCATGCCCATCACCATCGACATATTGACGGCGAAGAACAGGAAAAAGTTCAGCGCAATGCCCAGAGTGACCAGCGAAGAAAACCGATCCTTGGTCGCAAGCGCTGTAACCATGCAGAATACAAGGATCAGCGCGTACAGGATTAACAGGGTGATGCCGCCGACAAAGCCGAACTCTTCCGCCAGCGTCGTGAAAATGAAGTCGGTGTGCTTTTCAGGCAGGAAGTTCAACCGGGACTGTGTCCCTTGCATGAACCCACGTCCATTCCAGCCCCCGGACCCAAGGGCGATCTTGGACTGGGTGATGTGATACCCGGCCCCAAGTGGGTCGGTCGAAGGGTCCAGAAAGGTGTCAATCCGGCGGAACTGATAGTCCTTGAGCAATTGCCATTCGGTCCCGCGGCTGTTGAACACAGCGGCGATCAAACCTACCACCGCAGCGATAACAGCCGCAAAATACGCCCAGTGGACGCCTGCGAGGAACATCAAGCCGCCGCCTGCCGCCAACAACAGGATCGACGTGCCCAGATCGGGTTGTTTCAGAACCAGCAGGGTAGGCAATATGATCAGGGCCACCGGAATAAAGACCCATAGCGGTCGGGACGTCTTGTGGGATGGCAGCCAGTCGTAATAGGCCGCCAGGACCATGACCAGCGCGACCTTCATGACCTCTGAGGGTTGCAGGCGCATGAAGCCAAGGTCTATCCAGCGCTGCGCGCCCATGCCGATGGTGCCGAACAGCTCGACAAACACCAGCAACGCGACCGAACCCAGATAGGCCAGAACGGACATGTTGCGCCAGAACCAGATTGGCACCAGTGCAATGATGAACATTGCAGTCAGGCCAAGACCGAACCGTTCCATCTGCGGCTCGGCCCAGGGCGTCCACGAACCACCCGCAACCGAATACAACATCAGGAATCCAGCGCTGGCCGTGCTGATCAGCAGCAGGGTGAGCGGCCAGTTCATGTACAGGAATTTGCGAAATCCCGACGGTGTCGATTTGACCGCGTACTCAAGATAGCTCATGCGCGGTCCTTTCCGTCAGGACGCGCTTTGGGGCGACGGTCGCCCTCAAGCCGTTTTTGCTGTTCCTTGATACGGTCACGGTCGCCAACCGGATAAGCGTCGAGCGGCGGTGTGCCGTTGTAAAGGGCCTGAAGCATGATGTCCCGCGCCACCGGGGCTGCGGCCTTGGACCCCCCGCCGCCATGCTCGACCACGACGGCAATCGCGTATTTGGGTTTGTCGTACGGGGCAAAGCTGACGAACAACGCGTGGTCGCGGCGTTCCCAGGGTAAGTCTTCGTTCCGGATCACGCCTGCTGCACGTTCGGCCTTGGTAATGTTTCGTACCTGGCTGGTGCCGGTTTTACCCGCCATGCGGAAATCCTCCGCGATAATACGGCTGCGATAGGCCGTGCCACGACGGTCGTTTGAAACAGACCACATCGCTTCGCGGATATACTTGAGATTGGCGGGACTGATCTCAAGCGGTTCCCCCGCGCCGCTGGGCTGTTCAACCCCGTTGATCGACCGCACCAGACGAGGCGAAACCGCACGGCCAGTGGCGATCCGCGCGGTCATGACAGCCAATTGCATGGGCGAGGCCAACATAAAGCCTTGTCCGATGGAGGCGTTTGCGGTGTCGCCGATTAGCCATTCTTCGCCGTGGATCCTTTGTTTCCATTCCTGATTGGGCGCCAGTCCAGCGCGTACAGCGGACATAGGAATTTCATGCTTGATGCCCAGTCCAAGCGTGTTGGCCATCTCAGAGATTCTGTCGATGCCGACCTTTATCGCCACGTCGTAGTAGTACACGTCGCAACTGCGTTTCAGTGAAGTGTTGAGGTCCACCATGCCATGGCCGCCACGCTTCCAGCAGTGGAAGCGACGGCTGCCGACTTTCAGATGGCCGGGGCAGTAAACGGTGTTTCCGGGGCCGACGACTCCGGCCTCAAGCGCTGCCAACGCCGTAACCATTTTAAAGGTCGAACCCGGAGGGTAAGTACCCTGAACTGTCTTATTTGCCAGCGGGCGGTACTTATCTTGCGTCAGCATCCGGTAATCTGCGACCGAGATACCACGCACAAACAGGTTGGGATCGAAACTGGGGGCCGAGGCCATCGCGCGCAGGTCACCGGTTTCACAATCGATGACTACGGCAGCGGCGCTTTCGCCAGCCAACCGGGCCTGTGCGTATTGTTGCAGGTCCGCGTCAACGGACAGCTGCAAGTCGGCCCCGGGCTGGCCTTCCTGTCGGTCCAGCTCGCGCATGACACGGCCGGTTGCGTTGACTTCGACACGCTTTGCACCGGCCTTGCCGCGCAATGAGATTTCCTGTTTTGCCTCAAGACCCACTTTGCCGATCTGAAACCGGGGGATTCGCAGAACGGGTTCAGGGTCTTCGATCTGGCTGAGGTCGTAGTCACTGACCGGTCCGACGTAGCCCACGATATGAGCAAAGTCTTCATAGCGTGGATATTGCCGCGTCAGACCAACT
The genomic region above belongs to Ruegeria sp. HKCCD4315 and contains:
- the rodA gene encoding rod shape-determining protein RodA; amino-acid sequence: MSYLEYAVKSTPSGFRKFLYMNWPLTLLLISTASAGFLMLYSVAGGSWTPWAEPQMERFGLGLTAMFIIALVPIWFWRNMSVLAYLGSVALLVFVELFGTIGMGAQRWIDLGFMRLQPSEVMKVALVMVLAAYYDWLPSHKTSRPLWVFIPVALIILPTLLVLKQPDLGTSILLLAAGGGLMFLAGVHWAYFAAVIAAVVGLIAAVFNSRGTEWQLLKDYQFRRIDTFLDPSTDPLGAGYHITQSKIALGSGGWNGRGFMQGTQSRLNFLPEKHTDFIFTTLAEEFGFVGGITLLILYALILVFCMVTALATKDRFSSLVTLGIALNFFLFFAVNMSMVMGMAPVVGVPLPMVSYGGSAMLVLMAAFGIVQSAHIHRPR
- the cobU gene encoding bifunctional adenosylcobinamide kinase/adenosylcobinamide-phosphate guanylyltransferase, encoding MSSDLTLVLGGAASGKSAFAEELIVSTGKSRNYLATSQVFDDEMRQKVKRHLTQRGDGWTTFEEPLDLGPVLARLPHDQICLIDCATMWLSNHLLAESDLEVAQTNLLDALNDCPAQVVIVSNEVGHGIVPDNALARQFREAQGRLNIALAAQADLVVQVTAGLPSVLKGQLP
- a CDS encoding RNA polymerase factor sigma-32 — translated: MALDNATDFSMSRQAMKAELLDAETELKLAYAWRDERDEQALHRLITAYMRLAISMAAKFKRYGAPMNDLIQEAGLGLMKAADKFDPDRGVRFSTYAVWWIKASIQDYVMRNWSMVRTGSTSAQKSLFFNMRRVQARLEREAATEGLELDRHQLHQMIATEIGVPLRDVEMMEGRLSGSDFSLNAVQSADEDGREWIDALEDDREQAAESVEHSHDTAQLREWLLIAMNALNDRERFIVRERKLREPARTLESLGDELGLSKERVRQLEAAAFSKMRKNLEGQSREVQHFIA
- the dut gene encoding dUTP diphosphatase → MVAIRVIREDGADPAIALPSYETAGAAGADVRANLPGGTPVVLEPGQRALVPTGLRIEIPQGYEVQVRPRSGLALKHGITLPNTPGTIDSDYRGPLGVIVMNAGQDRFEIVHGERIAQLVVAPVVQATFELADELGETGRGSGGFGSTGRG
- a CDS encoding M3 family metallopeptidase — encoded protein: MTNPILSSWTTPFEIAPFAEISDDDFAPALDQAMTAHNDQIAAIAENSDAPTFANTIEALEAAGEQLDKVLSVFFTVAGADSNPRREELQREFSPKLSAHFSGISSNKALFKRVADLWARRDDLNLTEEQARVLMLTHRGFVRAGAALAGEDDTRMQEIKSRLASLGTSFTQNLLADERDWFMDLTEEDLQGLPDFVVDAARAAGQEKEAQGPVVTLSRSLIVPFLQFSPRRDLREKAYRAWAARGANGGDTDNRDIAAEILALREERAKLLGYDSFADYKLETEMARTPDRVRELLMQVWEAAKSRADADAEILTQMMQEDGINGPLEAWDWRYYAEKRRKAEHDLDEAALKPYLQLDRMIEASFACANRLFGLEFAPLDVPLYHPDCRAWEVTRDGQHIAVFIGDYFARGSKRSGAWCSAMRAQAKFPQVQAPIVINVCNFAKGDPALLSYDDARTLFHEFGHALHQMLSNVTYESISGTSVARDFVELPSQLYEHWLEVPEVLAEFATHAETGEPMPQEMLQKVLNAANFDQGFQTVEYVASALVDLAFHDGDAPADPMAKQAEVLADLGMPHAIGMRHATPHFAHVFAGDGYSSGYYSYMWSEVMDADAFAAFEEAGSAFDPERAKALEDNILSTGGSREAEDLYLAFRGRLPGVNALLKGRGLIAA
- a CDS encoding glyoxylate/hydroxypyruvate reductase A, which gives rise to MPANVLFSARPALWPVYEPLLTNFLAEANVDARLSTEFEPDQVDYVVYAPNGGLQDFTPYTRLKAVLSLWAGVEKIADNETLTVPLARMVDHGLTQGMTEWVVGHVLRYHLGMDQHITVQDGVWTPAAPPLAQERNVCILGLGTLGEAAARALTALNFQVSGWSRTAKDIPGIVCLHGPEGLRQALSQAEIVVLLLPDTPATENALNAETLALLPKGARIINPGRGPLIDDDALLDALNTGHVGHATLDVFRIEPLPADHPYWAHPNVTVTPHIASETRPITAAQVICENIRRGEAGEPFVHLVDRTLGY
- the coaBC gene encoding bifunctional phosphopantothenoylcysteine decarboxylase/phosphopantothenate--cysteine ligase CoaBC; translated protein: MLSSKRILLIIGGGIAAYKSLDLIRRLRERGAAVTPVLTRAAEEFVTPLSVSALAGEKVYRDLFDLTDEAEMGHIQLSRSADLIVVAPATADLMGKMASGLANDLASTVLMATDTPVLCAPAMNVRMWDHPATQRNLKQLQADGVRFVGPNEGDMACGEYGPGRMSEPLEIVAAIEAQLTAGPLAGKRVLVTSGPTHEPIDPVRYIANRSSGAQGSAVAQALADLGAEVIFVTGPADVPPPAGVQVVPVETAQQMSDAVDAALPVDAGVFAAAVADWRVASASDKKLKKSRDGLPVLEFAENPDILKRVSQMDVGRPPLVVGFAAETDDVVEHATAKRLRKGCDWIVANDVSPATGIMGGSENAVILISGSGAEEWPRLGKDEVARRLAAKIADALAD
- a CDS encoding histidine phosphatase family protein, which codes for MTRLHLVRHGPTHAKTMVGWSDLPADLSDTAALRRLHDHLPSEAIVISSDLSRAVDTASAIQGPRLRLPHNPDLREIHFGSWELRGFADIEAEDPELAFAYWDNPGDVRPPKGESWNDVRNRVDTAIDALVAQHTGRDLVIVAHFGVILTQVQRALDLDGQQTFSHRIDNLSVTDITLDANSWTVGKINHLP
- a CDS encoding molybdopterin-synthase adenylyltransferase MoeB is translated as MLLVFVLAAGLWGVGYIAGTSKTARVVSVSVLLAGVILSHLILPDGHPLRQATGGSAAMWLILVGFGAIVLVYGRGLKALRNRAKPVSDQEPAMPIDRFTETELDRYARHIVLRELGGPGQKKLKKARVLVIGAGGLGAPALQYLAAAGVGTIGVIDDDVVENANLQRQVIHRDTDIGMPKVFSAQQAMEAQNPNVVVLPYHRRLGDEIAADLFADFDLILDGTDNFDTRYLANRTAVALGKPLISGALSQWEGQLSVFDPAYGTPCYQCIFPEAPAPGLAPSCSEAGVIGPLPGVVGSMMAVEAIKVITGAGMALRGEMLIYDALYGESRKITLTRRADCPVCGTAND
- a CDS encoding ChaN family lipoprotein, yielding MKHLAILVCVLGLMVAAVRPGGAQALIPDTALTAMQGADVLILGEVHDNPTHHHIQAAALTAFSPSAVVWEMVTEEGAQRLAQKAMSDPEELGRILKWAESGWPPLSMYYPVFQASTAPVYGAMVPRTAARAAMERGAATALGADAARFGLTVPLPPDEQAAREADQMAAHCDALPAEMLPQMVAIQRLRDAVLARAVVRAMEETGGPVAVITGNGHARKDRGIPTYLARLQPGWKVVAIGQSEDGIIDGDFDVVIDSPSIEREDPCAAFQVQN